One part of the Leucobacter triazinivorans genome encodes these proteins:
- the upp gene encoding uracil phosphoribosyltransferase — MRVFVADHPLITHKLTVLRDAKTPQPTFRLLIEEIMTLLAYEATREVRVEPHEILTPVAPTTGVRLSEPLPLIVPILRAGLGMLEGMVKLVPTAEVGFLGMVRDEQTLQPTTYAERLPDSLAGRQCFVLDPMLATGGSLAAAIRFLFDRGADDVTAICVLGTPEGVEVIREAAGDRNVTLVLGAIDEGLNDQAYIVPGLGDAGDRLYGTVDH; from the coding sequence ATGCGAGTCTTCGTTGCGGATCACCCCCTCATCACCCACAAGCTCACGGTGCTGCGCGATGCCAAGACGCCGCAGCCGACGTTCCGGCTGCTCATCGAGGAGATCATGACGCTGCTGGCCTACGAGGCCACGCGCGAGGTGCGCGTCGAGCCGCACGAGATCCTCACCCCGGTGGCCCCGACCACGGGGGTGCGCCTCAGCGAGCCGCTGCCGCTCATTGTGCCGATCCTGCGCGCGGGGCTCGGCATGCTCGAGGGCATGGTCAAGCTGGTGCCGACGGCCGAGGTCGGCTTCCTCGGCATGGTGCGCGACGAGCAGACGCTGCAGCCCACCACCTACGCCGAGCGCCTGCCCGATTCGCTCGCCGGACGGCAGTGCTTCGTGCTCGACCCGATGCTCGCCACGGGGGGCTCGCTGGCGGCGGCGATCCGGTTCCTCTTCGACCGCGGCGCCGACGACGTCACCGCCATCTGCGTGCTCGGCACGCCCGAGGGCGTCGAGGTGATCCGCGAGGCCGCGGGAGACCGCAATGTGACGCTGGTGCTCGGCGCGATCGACGAGGGCCTGAACGATCAGGCCTACATCGTGCCGGGTCTCGGCGACGCCGGCGACCGGCTCTACGGCACCGTCGACCACTGA
- a CDS encoding nucleoside deaminase yields MGRALEEARCAAEAGEVPVGAILLDAAGEAIGSGRNAREADPDPTAHAEVVAIRAAARRRGDRVLDGCTLVVTLEPCAMCAGVILAARVPRVVFGAWDEKAGAVGSVYDLLRDGRLPHPVPEVVAGVRAEECAALLREFFGARR; encoded by the coding sequence ATGGGGCGCGCCCTCGAAGAGGCGCGGTGCGCAGCCGAGGCGGGAGAGGTCCCCGTCGGCGCGATCCTGCTCGACGCCGCGGGCGAGGCGATCGGGTCGGGCCGCAACGCCCGCGAGGCGGATCCGGATCCCACCGCGCACGCCGAGGTCGTCGCGATCCGGGCGGCCGCGCGTCGCCGGGGCGACCGCGTGCTCGACGGGTGCACGCTCGTGGTGACGCTCGAGCCGTGCGCGATGTGCGCGGGGGTGATCCTCGCCGCGCGGGTGCCGCGCGTGGTGTTCGGCGCGTGGGACGAGAAGGCCGGCGCCGTCGGCAGCGTCTACGACCTGCTGCGCGACGGCCGCTTGCCGCACCCCGTGCCCGAGGTCGTCGCCGGTGTGCGGGCCGAGGAGTGCGCGGCGCTGCTGCGGGAGTTCTTCGGGGCACGGCGGTAG
- the proC gene encoding pyrroline-5-carboxylate reductase has product MNETTRPAESDPLPRTAMIGVGSMGGAILAGLRAPGVRIDGPIAVTTRSLASAEQFAGAEDVVAFASESDPEANRRAVRGARLVILGVKPWMIADAVREIADALEPGAIVVSVAAGVPSAAIEALVPAGISVVRAMPNTPSHLGLGATGVAPGASADAAAVDTVRRLFETVGIVLVVHEDQINDVAAVSGSGPAYLFLYAEEMTAAAARLGFDEDQARRLVLQTIVGAAELMRSTGEDPARLRRNVTSPKGTTERAIAVLQDAGWGALFDRALAANVQRSEELERGE; this is encoded by the coding sequence ATGAACGAGACGACGCGACCGGCCGAGAGCGATCCCCTGCCCCGCACCGCCATGATCGGCGTGGGATCGATGGGGGGCGCGATCCTCGCCGGTCTGCGCGCCCCGGGGGTGCGCATCGACGGGCCCATCGCCGTGACCACCCGCTCTCTCGCGAGCGCGGAGCAGTTCGCGGGCGCCGAGGATGTCGTCGCTTTCGCCTCGGAGAGCGACCCGGAGGCCAACCGCCGCGCGGTGCGCGGCGCCCGACTCGTGATCCTCGGCGTGAAGCCCTGGATGATCGCCGATGCGGTGCGCGAGATCGCCGACGCCCTCGAACCCGGTGCGATCGTGGTGAGTGTCGCGGCGGGGGTGCCGAGCGCGGCCATCGAGGCGCTGGTCCCGGCGGGCATCTCCGTGGTGCGCGCCATGCCCAACACGCCCTCGCATCTCGGGCTGGGAGCCACGGGGGTCGCTCCCGGAGCCTCGGCGGATGCCGCAGCGGTCGACACCGTGCGCCGGCTGTTCGAGACCGTGGGCATCGTGCTGGTGGTGCACGAGGACCAGATCAACGACGTCGCCGCCGTGTCCGGATCGGGTCCCGCCTACCTCTTCCTCTACGCGGAGGAGATGACGGCGGCTGCGGCGCGCCTGGGCTTCGACGAGGATCAGGCGCGCCGGCTCGTGCTGCAGACCATCGTGGGCGCCGCCGAGCTCATGCGCTCCACGGGCGAGGATCCCGCCCGGCTCCGCCGCAACGTCACGAGCCCGAAGGGCACCACCGAGCGCGCGATCGCCGTGCTGCAGGATGCGGGGTGGGGCGCACTGTTCGACCGCGCGCTCGCCGCGAACGTGCAGCGTTCGGAGGAGCTGGAACGCGGGGAGTAG
- a CDS encoding TetR/AcrR family transcriptional regulator: MTALAQAAWPATGPATTGSAAVRGPGRPRTAALDVRIIEATLALIDAGEEITVARVVSRSGVSRAALYRRWPSMHALVARALDVGRTLPPAYPERPDQGELLELILDAAGVGSGGATPTAERYPEARFRQRMRLVMTDRDLQRDYWAYVAERRAPTEDLLRSAVARGLLRADLDVEACWDAIAGVAYYQAAVRGDSMHDPAAVRRVRAAIETIWRGMAAG, from the coding sequence ATGACGGCCCTCGCGCAGGCGGCCTGGCCGGCGACCGGACCGGCGACGACCGGTTCGGCTGCCGTCCGCGGCCCCGGCCGGCCGCGGACGGCAGCGCTCGACGTGCGCATCATCGAGGCGACGCTCGCCCTGATCGACGCCGGTGAGGAGATCACCGTGGCACGGGTGGTGTCGCGCAGCGGCGTGAGCCGCGCAGCGCTGTATCGGCGCTGGCCCTCGATGCACGCCCTGGTCGCGCGAGCGCTCGACGTCGGAAGGACGCTGCCGCCCGCGTATCCCGAGCGCCCCGATCAGGGGGAGCTGCTCGAACTGATCCTCGACGCCGCCGGCGTCGGATCTGGCGGCGCGACGCCGACGGCCGAGCGGTACCCGGAGGCCAGGTTCCGGCAGCGGATGCGCCTGGTAATGACGGACCGGGATCTGCAGCGGGACTACTGGGCGTATGTCGCGGAGCGCCGGGCTCCCACCGAGGATCTGCTGCGCTCGGCCGTGGCCCGAGGTCTGCTGCGCGCCGACCTCGACGTCGAGGCCTGCTGGGACGCGATCGCCGGCGTCGCCTACTATCAGGCGGCCGTGCGCGGCGACTCGATGCACGATCCGGCTGCGGTGCGCCGCGTGCGGGCCGCGATCGAGACGATCTGGCGGGGCATGGCGGCCGGTTGA
- a CDS encoding tyrosine-protein phosphatase, whose protein sequence is MTATTTTAPRTASAPTPDPSPASGPESNPPRTTDPSPSPIPTPAFEIELSAPVNLRDLGGIPIAGGLLREGLAIRTDDLAYVTHDVASALVAEGLTAIIDLRSPLEAAVTGRGPLGRFPVAYHHLPLLADVAEPLREDGPAPRRAPDLGHAAMGAMYVRMMENAAPQLVTALNVIACTPGATAFHCAAGRDRTGVLAAALLLTLGADEEHIVADYARTGANMGAIIRRTRPVLGAMWRALGFDPDAHDASALLEGSMEVSMRILLDTLRERHGDALAPLRRSGLSEDTIVRLRRRALQG, encoded by the coding sequence ATGACCGCCACCACGACCACCGCCCCGCGCACCGCATCGGCCCCGACCCCGGATCCGAGCCCGGCCTCGGGCCCGGAGTCGAACCCGCCCCGGACCACGGATCCGAGCCCGAGCCCGATCCCGACCCCCGCGTTCGAGATCGAGCTCAGCGCCCCGGTCAACCTCCGAGACCTCGGCGGCATCCCGATCGCCGGCGGTCTGCTGCGCGAGGGCCTCGCGATCCGCACCGACGACCTCGCATACGTGACGCACGACGTCGCGTCGGCGCTCGTCGCCGAGGGGCTCACCGCCATCATCGACCTGCGCTCCCCGCTCGAGGCAGCGGTGACCGGCCGGGGGCCGCTCGGCCGGTTCCCCGTCGCGTACCACCACCTGCCCCTCCTCGCCGACGTCGCAGAGCCGCTGCGAGAAGACGGCCCGGCGCCGAGGCGCGCCCCCGATCTCGGGCACGCGGCCATGGGCGCGATGTACGTGCGCATGATGGAGAACGCCGCCCCGCAGCTCGTCACAGCGCTCAACGTGATCGCCTGCACGCCGGGGGCCACCGCGTTCCACTGCGCCGCCGGGCGCGACCGCACGGGAGTGCTCGCCGCGGCGCTGCTGCTCACACTCGGCGCCGACGAGGAGCACATCGTGGCCGACTACGCGCGCACCGGGGCCAACATGGGGGCGATCATACGACGCACCCGCCCCGTGCTCGGCGCGATGTGGCGCGCGCTCGGCTTCGACCCGGACGCCCACGACGCCTCGGCACTGCTCGAGGGGTCGATGGAGGTGTCGATGCGGATCCTGCTCGACACCCTGCGCGAGCGGCACGGCGACGCCCTGGCACCGCTGCGCCGATCGGGGCTGAGCGAGGACACGATCGTCCGGCTGCGGCGGCGGGCGCTGCAGGGATGA
- the phnE gene encoding phosphonate ABC transporter, permease protein PhnE: MSTTHTERASHEAAIGHELPAAERARLERAFAMPRRRFLLGLPIAALLLVWSFNGAQFNFAKLGEGSVNMVEFIGRLFPPDFSKIGTILSLLLETFQMAVVGTVLGAVLSLFVAFAASSNIAPRWMYFTARWIMNIIRSVPDLVFALMFVSAVGLGPFAGILAMTLGSLGSIGKVFAEAMESVDRGPLTAMEAVGASRRQIVQYGVLPQAAPLLVSYTLLLFEGNVRGATILGLVGAGGIGLELTTAMRMYDYGHLSAIIICIIVLVTVIDQGSALIRKRIT; encoded by the coding sequence GTGAGCACGACGCACACCGAACGCGCATCGCACGAGGCGGCGATCGGGCACGAGCTTCCGGCGGCCGAGCGCGCCCGCCTCGAGCGGGCGTTCGCGATGCCGCGGCGGCGCTTCCTGCTCGGCCTGCCGATCGCGGCGCTCCTGCTGGTCTGGTCGTTCAACGGGGCCCAGTTCAACTTCGCCAAGCTCGGCGAGGGGTCCGTCAACATGGTCGAGTTCATCGGTCGCCTCTTCCCGCCCGACTTCTCGAAGATCGGCACGATCCTCTCCCTGCTGCTCGAGACGTTCCAGATGGCGGTCGTCGGCACGGTGCTCGGCGCGGTGCTCTCGCTCTTCGTGGCGTTCGCGGCGTCTTCCAACATCGCGCCGCGCTGGATGTACTTCACCGCCCGCTGGATCATGAACATCATCCGGTCGGTGCCCGACCTCGTGTTCGCGCTGATGTTCGTCTCAGCGGTCGGCCTCGGACCGTTCGCCGGCATCCTCGCGATGACCCTCGGCTCGCTCGGCTCGATCGGCAAGGTCTTCGCCGAGGCGATGGAGTCCGTCGATCGCGGGCCGCTGACGGCGATGGAGGCGGTGGGCGCCTCCCGCCGCCAGATCGTGCAGTACGGGGTGCTGCCCCAGGCGGCGCCGCTGCTCGTGTCGTACACGCTGCTGCTCTTCGAGGGCAATGTGCGCGGCGCGACGATCCTCGGGCTCGTCGGAGCGGGCGGGATCGGGCTCGAGCTCACCACCGCGATGCGCATGTACGACTACGGACACCTCAGCGCCATCATCATCTGCATCATCGTGCTCGTCACGGTCATCGACCAGGGCAGCGCACTCATTCGGAAGAGGATCACATGA
- a CDS encoding phosphonate ABC transporter ATP-binding protein: MSAVVEHGPRRLAGPAAPRGTGAAPRPAGAASPAGAASPARTPSLSPSPAPGARPLVSVQGLEVSYAAGGPRVLAGVDLDLHAGEIVALLGSSGSGKSTLMRSLTGFAPISAGSVQVVGTDMSRVGRGQLREVRASVGQVFQQFNLVGRLSVLTNVLTGALRSAGPVNLVGGFSSAHRRRALALLDRVGIAHKAATQARELSGGQQQRVAIARALMQSPKLILADEPVASLDPKMSHAVLSLLQEIAREDGIPVLVSLHVLPLALEHSDRIVGLRHGRVLVADRTDRLDADRLAPLYDDRPGALLDGAEGRTAA, encoded by the coding sequence ATGAGCGCGGTCGTCGAGCACGGTCCACGCCGACTCGCCGGCCCCGCCGCCCCGCGGGGCACCGGAGCGGCCCCGCGGCCCGCCGGAGCCGCGTCACCCGCCGGAGCCGCGTCACCCGCCAGAACCCCGTCCCTGTCTCCCTCCCCCGCTCCCGGGGCACGGCCCCTCGTGTCGGTGCAGGGCCTCGAGGTGAGCTACGCGGCCGGCGGACCGCGCGTCCTCGCCGGCGTCGATCTCGACCTGCACGCGGGTGAGATCGTCGCGCTGCTGGGATCGTCCGGGTCGGGCAAGTCGACGCTCATGCGAAGCCTCACCGGCTTCGCCCCCATCAGTGCGGGATCGGTGCAGGTCGTGGGCACCGATATGTCCCGGGTCGGCCGGGGCCAGTTGCGCGAGGTGCGGGCGTCGGTCGGCCAGGTGTTTCAGCAGTTCAACCTCGTCGGCCGACTGAGCGTGCTCACGAACGTGCTCACCGGGGCGCTCCGCAGCGCGGGCCCGGTCAACCTCGTCGGCGGCTTCTCGTCGGCCCACCGGCGGCGAGCGCTCGCGCTGCTCGACCGCGTGGGGATCGCCCACAAGGCCGCGACGCAGGCGCGCGAGCTCTCCGGCGGGCAGCAGCAGCGCGTCGCCATCGCACGCGCGCTGATGCAGTCCCCGAAGCTGATCCTCGCCGACGAACCGGTGGCCTCGCTCGACCCGAAGATGTCGCACGCGGTGCTCTCCCTGCTGCAGGAGATCGCCCGCGAAGACGGCATCCCGGTGCTCGTGAGCCTGCACGTGCTCCCCCTCGCGCTCGAGCACAGCGACCGCATCGTGGGGCTGCGGCACGGCCGGGTGCTGGTCGCCGACCGCACCGACCGCCTCGACGCCGACCGGCTCGCCCCGCTCTACGACGACCGCCCGGGAGCGCTCCTCGACGGCGCCGAGGGGAGGACGGCCGCGTGA
- the phnD gene encoding phosphate/phosphite/phosphonate ABC transporter substrate-binding protein: MRRSTLSAISLLGIAALALTACASPDADAAERDPNAPITIATLPLGDDPTAVNPIDVFAELFEEATGREVEVTDVPDYLSVVEAIRAEHVDIGIMSGFPSALAVNTGEVDPLVAFEGIDEPVSTCIVLNDSPVEELGDLAGTTVAFADQASSSGFFMPNYMLHEAGLERDVDYEAVFAGGHEGSFAALQQGQVDAACTAIMLTEMGAPMFPFADGEWRAIGESPSMAVQGAVLGRTSLDDETRAIIEQGIAAVFSEENAEALGAMGSFAGLAQTAAPAPSTFAPFAEIAEVAGVQLEDLE; the protein is encoded by the coding sequence ATGCGTCGTTCCACCCTGTCCGCGATCAGCCTCCTCGGCATCGCCGCACTCGCGCTCACCGCGTGCGCGAGCCCCGATGCCGACGCCGCCGAGCGCGACCCGAACGCCCCCATCACGATCGCGACCCTGCCGCTCGGCGACGACCCGACGGCGGTCAACCCGATCGACGTCTTCGCCGAGCTCTTCGAGGAGGCCACCGGCCGCGAGGTCGAGGTCACCGACGTGCCCGACTATCTGAGCGTGGTGGAGGCCATCCGAGCCGAGCACGTCGATATCGGGATCATGAGCGGCTTCCCCTCCGCCCTGGCGGTGAACACCGGCGAGGTGGATCCGCTCGTCGCCTTCGAGGGCATCGACGAACCGGTCTCGACGTGCATCGTGCTGAACGACTCCCCGGTCGAGGAGCTCGGCGATCTCGCGGGCACGACGGTCGCCTTCGCCGATCAGGCCTCGAGTTCGGGCTTCTTCATGCCCAACTACATGCTCCACGAGGCCGGTCTCGAGCGCGACGTCGACTACGAGGCCGTTTTCGCGGGTGGCCATGAGGGCAGCTTCGCCGCTCTGCAGCAGGGCCAGGTCGATGCCGCGTGCACGGCCATCATGCTCACCGAGATGGGCGCGCCCATGTTCCCCTTCGCAGACGGCGAGTGGCGCGCGATCGGCGAGAGCCCGTCGATGGCCGTGCAGGGCGCCGTGCTCGGGCGCACCTCGCTCGACGACGAGACCCGCGCGATCATCGAGCAGGGCATCGCCGCAGTCTTCTCCGAGGAGAACGCCGAGGCGCTGGGCGCGATGGGCTCCTTCGCCGGCCTCGCGCAGACCGCGGCGCCCGCCCCATCGACCTTCGCCCCCTTCGCCGAGATCGCGGAGGTCGCCGGCGTGCAGCTCGAGGACCTCGAATGA
- a CDS encoding helix-turn-helix domain-containing protein: MSPYSMESHVSVGFDEWVRLVGNRFVPLALTTGSPETFIGTIRSRTIGGICVTDIAASSHSVHRLSQAIRRDRNDHLKLSLQLEGAGLVMQDGRSAQLNPGDAAIYDTSRPYTLEYGGPMRSLVMLFPHAMLGLSSSLVHTVTATRLAGDSGIGRVICPFMQHMAENLDLLEGAGGSRIMHSAFELITALLSAEIHASAPNDEHGVAFESVRMYIDSHLSDPDLNTDAIARAHFVSTRQLQYLFQEEGLTVSGYIRSQRLERCRMDLEDSALQERTVLQIAQAGGFVDLSHFSKLFKSTYGRSPREHRLAHA; encoded by the coding sequence ATGTCGCCATACTCGATGGAGTCGCACGTGTCGGTCGGATTCGACGAGTGGGTGCGCCTCGTCGGCAATCGATTCGTGCCGCTCGCGTTGACCACGGGATCCCCCGAGACGTTCATCGGCACGATCCGCAGCCGTACCATCGGGGGCATCTGCGTCACCGACATCGCGGCCTCGTCGCACAGCGTGCACCGGCTCTCCCAGGCGATCCGCCGGGACAGGAACGACCATCTCAAGCTGAGTCTGCAGCTCGAGGGGGCCGGACTGGTGATGCAGGATGGGCGCAGCGCGCAGCTGAACCCCGGCGATGCCGCGATCTACGACACCTCCCGCCCGTACACGCTCGAGTACGGCGGCCCCATGCGATCGCTCGTCATGCTCTTCCCGCACGCGATGCTCGGCCTCTCATCGAGCCTGGTGCACACCGTCACCGCGACCCGCCTCGCGGGCGATTCCGGGATCGGGCGAGTCATCTGCCCCTTCATGCAGCACATGGCCGAGAACCTCGACCTGCTCGAGGGCGCAGGCGGATCGCGCATCATGCACAGCGCGTTCGAGCTCATCACGGCGCTGCTCTCCGCCGAGATCCACGCCTCGGCGCCGAACGACGAGCACGGCGTGGCCTTCGAGTCGGTGCGGATGTACATCGACTCGCATCTCTCCGACCCCGATCTCAACACCGATGCGATCGCGAGAGCCCACTTCGTCTCCACCCGCCAGCTGCAGTACCTCTTCCAGGAGGAGGGGCTCACCGTCTCCGGCTACATCCGCTCGCAGCGTCTCGAACGCTGCCGGATGGACCTGGAAGACTCTGCGCTGCAGGAGCGCACGGTGCTGCAGATCGCGCAGGCCGGCGGCTTCGTTGATCTCAGTCACTTCAGCAAGCTCTTCAAATCGACCTACGGCCGCAGCCCCCGCGAGCACCGCCTCGCGCACGCCTGA
- a CDS encoding carboxymuconolactone decarboxylase family protein, with translation MIQDELYDVGLGQRRTMFGPQGAEGQVEHTSDLNDKLQDFVTRYCFGDIWQRDGLSYAERSRITFAMLIAQGKAHELRVHARGALENGVTPLELREVVVHSILYCGIPAAVEGLRAVEEILAEQGIPQQLDGESDRAQRVAPGTE, from the coding sequence GTGATCCAAGACGAGCTGTACGACGTGGGCCTCGGCCAGCGTCGCACGATGTTCGGGCCGCAGGGAGCGGAGGGGCAGGTGGAGCACACCTCGGACCTCAACGACAAACTGCAGGACTTCGTGACCCGATACTGCTTCGGCGACATCTGGCAGCGCGACGGACTCTCGTACGCCGAGCGCAGCCGGATCACCTTCGCGATGCTGATCGCACAGGGGAAGGCGCACGAGCTCCGGGTTCATGCCCGCGGGGCGCTCGAGAACGGCGTCACTCCGCTGGAACTGCGCGAGGTGGTCGTCCACTCGATCCTCTACTGCGGCATTCCCGCGGCGGTCGAGGGATTGCGAGCGGTTGAGGAGATCCTCGCCGAGCAGGGCATTCCCCAGCAGCTGGACGGCGAGTCCGACCGCGCGCAGCGCGTCGCGCCGGGAACGGAGTGA
- a CDS encoding NAD(P)-dependent oxidoreductase, with protein MNERVTRVGFIGLGTMGDPMSSNIAASEHFDLALFDVDHARARTLADRIGAVAVDDIAELSDREVIVTMLPTSAIVHRALIDDSGRPRIPARPGTVFVDMSSSDPTETVETGEALSRAGYAMVDAPVSGARERAVQGTLSIMLGADDEGAAERAIPVIEAMSSRIFRTGRLGTGHAMKALNNFVAAAAFTASAEALVAGGRFGLDPAVMVEVLDASTGQSFVTTHVLPDHIVEGRYASGFALPLFTKDVRIAQRVQRAAGHDAPVCDAVAATMGDALDALGDVDHTRALDFWRDR; from the coding sequence ATGAACGAGCGTGTCACTCGGGTCGGCTTCATCGGCCTGGGCACCATGGGCGACCCCATGTCGAGCAACATCGCGGCCTCGGAGCACTTCGATCTCGCGCTCTTCGACGTGGATCATGCGCGTGCGCGGACTCTCGCCGACCGCATCGGCGCCGTCGCCGTCGACGACATCGCGGAGCTCTCGGACCGCGAGGTGATCGTGACGATGCTGCCGACGAGCGCGATCGTGCACCGGGCCCTCATCGACGACTCCGGCCGACCGCGCATCCCCGCCCGGCCCGGGACCGTGTTCGTCGACATGAGCTCTTCGGACCCCACGGAGACGGTGGAGACGGGTGAAGCGCTGAGCCGGGCTGGGTACGCCATGGTCGATGCGCCGGTCTCCGGCGCCCGGGAGCGCGCGGTGCAGGGGACGCTGTCGATCATGCTCGGCGCCGACGACGAGGGGGCCGCGGAGCGGGCGATCCCGGTGATCGAGGCGATGAGCTCGCGCATCTTCCGCACCGGCCGGCTCGGAACCGGTCATGCGATGAAAGCCTTGAACAACTTCGTCGCGGCGGCCGCGTTCACCGCGTCGGCCGAGGCCCTCGTCGCGGGCGGGCGCTTCGGTCTCGACCCGGCGGTCATGGTCGAGGTGCTCGACGCCTCGACGGGCCAGAGCTTCGTCACGACGCACGTCCTGCCGGACCATATCGTGGAGGGACGATACGCCAGCGGATTCGCCCTGCCGCTCTTCACGAAGGATGTGCGGATCGCGCAGCGGGTGCAGCGGGCCGCGGGCCACGACGCGCCCGTCTGCGATGCCGTGGCGGCGACGATGGGCGACGCCCTCGACGCGCTCGGCGACGTGGACCACACCCGCGCCCTCGACTTCTGGCGGGACCGGTAG
- a CDS encoding TRAP transporter small permease: MGVSAESGASVFDRRLTQCGAVLGVIAAGALVVLMLATVIDVLVRWITRASLPGMMEIAETALVASVFLGLAWTSIQGGHVAVTIVTDRLKPGIARLASVLIWALNTVILGWMSAALILRAAQSTSMNETRFGLVQWPIWPLRWIIAIGVLFWAFVAIVNLVRVVRGRTAYGESVEGASDA, encoded by the coding sequence GTGGGAGTCTCGGCAGAATCAGGAGCATCGGTCTTCGACCGCCGGCTCACGCAGTGCGGCGCGGTACTCGGCGTCATCGCAGCGGGCGCGCTCGTGGTGCTCATGCTCGCGACGGTGATCGACGTGCTCGTGCGCTGGATCACCCGGGCGAGTCTCCCGGGCATGATGGAGATCGCGGAGACCGCGCTCGTCGCCTCGGTCTTCCTCGGTCTCGCGTGGACTTCGATCCAGGGCGGCCATGTCGCGGTCACCATCGTCACCGATCGGCTGAAGCCCGGCATCGCTCGGCTCGCATCGGTGCTCATCTGGGCGCTGAACACCGTGATCCTCGGCTGGATGTCCGCGGCGCTCATCCTGCGGGCCGCGCAGTCGACGAGCATGAACGAGACCCGATTCGGTCTCGTGCAGTGGCCGATCTGGCCGCTGCGCTGGATCATCGCGATCGGGGTGCTGTTCTGGGCGTTCGTGGCGATCGTCAACCTCGTCCGGGTGGTCCGGGGCCGAACGGCCTACGGAGAGTCCGTGGAGGGGGCGTCGGATGCGTAG